Proteins encoded by one window of Kineosporia sp. NBRC 101731:
- a CDS encoding AlkA N-terminal domain-containing protein: MHEDPERCVRIVQSHDERFDGFFFTAVLTTKIYCRPSCPAVPPKPKNMRFYPSAAAAAGAGFRACKRCRPQAAPGSPDWNVRADLVARAMRLITDGVIDRDGVPGLAARLGYSVRQVERHLMAELGAGPLALARMQRAQSARLLIESTPMPFTEIALAAGFSSVRSFNETVREVFALTPGELRARAGSRAQTQPGSISLKLPFRRPFFPDNLFGHLAATAVPGVEEWRDGAYRCAFRLPNGHAIAALRPLPDHIACQLRLTDPRDLTAAISRCRWLLDLDADPVAIDDQLARDEVLAPLVEKTPGRRVPRIIDPEQFAVRAVLGQQVSTAAARTHAARLVQAHGEPIDDPAGGLTHLFPTSQALAELDPESLALPRARRVTLLRLVEALNSGDVVLDIGGDWNTAREQLSALPGFGPWTVESIAMRALGDPDAFIPGDLGVRQAAQRLGLPDKPGPLTVRAEIWRPWRAYAVQHLWGTSGHPVNQMPPPGPDIL; this comes from the coding sequence CTGCACGAAGACCCCGAACGGTGCGTGCGCATCGTGCAGTCGCACGACGAGCGCTTCGACGGGTTCTTCTTCACCGCCGTGCTCACCACGAAGATCTACTGTCGCCCGAGTTGCCCGGCGGTGCCGCCCAAGCCGAAGAACATGCGGTTCTACCCGAGCGCGGCGGCCGCGGCCGGGGCCGGTTTCCGCGCCTGCAAACGCTGCCGTCCCCAGGCCGCCCCCGGTTCCCCGGACTGGAACGTGCGCGCCGACCTGGTCGCCCGCGCGATGCGCCTGATCACCGACGGGGTGATCGACCGGGACGGGGTGCCGGGTCTGGCCGCCCGCCTCGGCTACAGCGTGCGGCAGGTCGAGCGGCACCTGATGGCCGAGCTCGGCGCCGGTCCACTGGCCCTGGCCCGCATGCAGCGCGCCCAATCGGCCCGGCTGCTGATCGAGAGCACACCGATGCCGTTCACCGAGATCGCCCTGGCCGCCGGGTTCAGCAGCGTGCGTTCGTTCAACGAGACCGTGCGCGAGGTGTTCGCCCTGACCCCGGGCGAGCTCCGCGCCCGGGCCGGATCGCGCGCTCAGACCCAGCCCGGCTCCATCTCCCTGAAACTTCCCTTCCGCCGGCCGTTCTTCCCCGACAACCTGTTCGGCCACCTGGCCGCGACCGCCGTGCCCGGGGTCGAGGAGTGGCGGGACGGCGCCTACCGATGCGCCTTTCGCCTGCCGAACGGCCACGCGATCGCTGCGCTGAGGCCGCTGCCCGACCACATCGCCTGCCAGCTCCGGCTGACCGACCCCCGCGACCTGACCGCGGCGATCAGCCGGTGTCGCTGGCTGCTCGACCTCGACGCCGATCCGGTGGCCATCGACGACCAGCTCGCCCGCGACGAGGTGCTGGCCCCGCTGGTCGAGAAGACGCCGGGCCGCCGGGTGCCCCGCATCATCGACCCCGAGCAGTTCGCCGTCCGGGCCGTTCTCGGCCAGCAGGTCTCGACCGCCGCTGCGCGCACCCACGCGGCCCGGCTGGTGCAGGCCCACGGCGAGCCGATCGACGACCCGGCCGGCGGCCTGACCCACCTCTTCCCTACCAGCCAGGCACTGGCCGAGCTGGACCCCGAGAGTCTGGCCCTGCCCCGCGCCCGCCGGGTGACCCTGTTGCGGCTGGTCGAAGCCCTCAATTCCGGCGACGTCGTCCTGGACATCGGCGGTGACTGGAATACCGCTCGCGAGCAGTTGTCCGCGCTTCCCGGATTTGGTCCGTGGACCGTCGAATCGATCGCCATGCGGGCCCTGGGTGATCCGGACGCATTCATTCCCGGTGATCTCGGGGTGCGGCAGGCCGCGCAACGGCTCGGGCTGCCGGACAAGCCCGGGCCGCTCACGGTGAGGGCCGAGATCTGGCGGCCCTGGCGGGCATACGCGGTGCAGCACCTTTGGGGGACGAGTGGGCACCCGGTCAACCAGATGCCACCGCCCGGTCCGGACATTCTGTGA
- a CDS encoding histidine kinase, whose product MVVLMISVFSFRRRRRGPDLGTPAERATFDTLHTASLAAPPLRDGLTPESAQLAIRHLRTLLGTPAVALADSSRLLAWDGDGVHHREHARRHAAGVIANGRTSVLDAAQIDGDQPCRVLDCPLRSAVVAPLISGETVVGALIAYGGAASAALVRATGEVAIWVSTQIELAELDRSRTRAIEAEVRALRAQISPHFVYNSLAAIASFVRTDPERARELLLEFADFTRYAFRTGGEFTTLADELRNIERYLVLEQARFGERLRVRLRVAPEVLPVAVPYLSVQPLVENAVRHGLQAKEGGGLITLGAADSGADALIWVEDDGVGADPVLIERILAGQSGESVGLGNVDARLRQVFGDRCGLVVETAPGAGTKVSFRVPKYAPGVHAGPPGP is encoded by the coding sequence ATGGTGGTACTGATGATCAGCGTGTTCTCCTTTCGCCGGCGCCGACGCGGTCCCGATCTCGGCACCCCGGCCGAACGCGCCACCTTCGACACCCTGCACACCGCCTCGCTGGCGGCCCCACCTCTGCGGGACGGGCTCACACCCGAGAGCGCCCAGCTGGCGATCCGTCATCTGAGGACGCTTCTGGGCACCCCGGCGGTCGCCCTCGCCGACAGCTCCCGGTTGCTGGCGTGGGACGGCGACGGGGTGCACCACCGCGAGCACGCCCGGCGGCATGCGGCCGGGGTGATCGCGAACGGCCGCACCAGCGTGCTCGACGCCGCCCAGATCGACGGGGACCAACCCTGCCGGGTCCTCGACTGCCCGCTGCGCAGTGCCGTGGTGGCCCCGCTGATCAGCGGCGAGACCGTGGTCGGGGCCCTGATCGCCTACGGCGGCGCGGCCAGCGCGGCCCTGGTGCGGGCGACCGGTGAGGTGGCGATCTGGGTGTCCACCCAGATCGAGCTGGCCGAGCTCGACCGTTCGCGCACCCGGGCGATCGAGGCCGAGGTGCGGGCGCTGCGGGCGCAGATCAGCCCGCACTTCGTCTACAACTCCCTGGCCGCGATCGCCTCGTTCGTGCGCACCGATCCGGAACGGGCCCGGGAGCTGCTGCTGGAGTTCGCCGACTTCACCCGCTACGCCTTCCGGACCGGCGGCGAGTTCACCACGCTGGCCGACGAGCTGCGCAACATCGAGCGCTACCTGGTGCTGGAGCAGGCCCGGTTCGGCGAGCGGCTGCGCGTGCGGTTGCGCGTGGCGCCGGAGGTGCTGCCGGTCGCCGTGCCCTACCTGTCGGTGCAGCCGCTGGTCGAGAACGCCGTGCGGCACGGCCTGCAGGCCAAGGAGGGCGGTGGCCTGATCACCCTGGGGGCCGCCGACTCCGGTGCCGATGCGCTGATCTGGGTGGAGGACGACGGGGTGGGCGCCGATCCGGTGCTGATCGAGCGGATCCTGGCCGGGCAGAGCGGGGAGTCGGTCGGCCTGGGCAACGTCGACGCCCGGCTGCGCCAGGTGTTCGGTGACCGGTGCGGTCTGGTGGTGGAGACGGCGCCGGGTGCGGGCACAAAGGTGAGTTTCCGGGTACCGAAATACGCTCCGGGAGTTCACGCGGGGCCGCCCGGCCCATAG
- a CDS encoding LytTR family DNA-binding domain-containing protein: MATTPSPLRALVVDDEPPALSELAWLLGSDDRIGRVLTADSGAQALRVLETEQVDVLFCDISMPGLNGLDLARVLARYSSRPHLVFVTAYEQHAVEAFDVRAVDYVLKPVRAQRLAEAVRRAVEAQSAVPVPVPERDEDIPVELGGVTRFVRRSTVLFVEASGDYARLHTAGGSHLIRVPLSTLEDRWGTAGFVRIHRSTLINMRHVSELLMDGGRFHVRLGSHHLTVSRRHTRQVKDLLIRRDAR, encoded by the coding sequence ATGGCAACGACGCCGAGCCCGCTTCGCGCCCTGGTGGTGGACGACGAGCCCCCGGCCCTGTCCGAACTGGCCTGGCTACTGGGTTCGGACGACCGCATCGGCCGGGTGCTGACCGCCGACAGCGGCGCCCAGGCCCTGCGCGTCCTCGAGACCGAGCAGGTGGACGTACTGTTCTGCGACATCTCCATGCCCGGGCTGAACGGCCTGGACCTGGCCCGGGTGCTGGCCCGCTACAGCTCCCGCCCGCACCTGGTCTTCGTCACCGCCTACGAGCAGCACGCCGTGGAGGCGTTCGACGTGCGGGCCGTCGACTACGTGCTCAAGCCGGTGCGGGCGCAGCGGCTGGCCGAGGCGGTGCGACGGGCGGTGGAGGCACAGAGTGCCGTGCCCGTGCCGGTGCCCGAACGCGACGAGGACATCCCGGTCGAGCTGGGCGGCGTCACCCGCTTCGTGCGGCGTTCCACCGTGCTCTTCGTCGAGGCCTCGGGCGACTACGCGCGGCTGCACACGGCCGGGGGCAGCCACCTGATCCGGGTGCCCCTGAGCACGCTGGAGGATCGCTGGGGCACGGCCGGTTTCGTGCGCATCCACCGCAGCACCCTGATCAACATGCGGCACGTGAGCGAGCTGCTGATGGACGGCGGCCGGTTCCACGTGCGGCTCGGCAGCCACCACCTGACCGTGAGCCGGCGGCACACCCGCCAGGTGAAAGACCTGCTGATCCGCCGGGACGCCCGGTGA